A window of Candidatus Bathyarchaeota archaeon contains these coding sequences:
- a CDS encoding ZIP family metal transporter, with amino-acid sequence MLEWTLSILSVALVSVISLCGILVYWVADKKLKKAFMYMVSFAAGGLLGDVFLHLIPEMVEETGFNILASFVILLGIFSSFAVERFLQWRHCHVPTSAEHPHSFAYMNLFGDGVHNLIDGLIVGGSYIASIPLGIATTIAVIFHEIPQEIGDFGVLIYGGFQKKKALIFNFVTALTAVLGAIIALILGTAVEGFVPLLIPFAAGNFIYIAGSDLIPELRKDTPEPKKSAFQLISLVLGVVPMALLLLLE; translated from the coding sequence ATGCTTGAATGGACACTAAGCATATTGAGCGTTGCGTTAGTCAGCGTGATTTCTTTATGCGGCATACTAGTTTACTGGGTCGCTGATAAGAAACTCAAGAAAGCCTTCATGTACATGGTTAGTTTTGCTGCTGGAGGCTTGCTTGGTGACGTGTTTCTTCATCTGATCCCTGAGATGGTGGAAGAAACTGGATTTAATATCTTGGCGTCCTTCGTAATTTTGTTAGGTATTTTTTCTTCTTTTGCGGTTGAGCGTTTTCTGCAGTGGCGACATTGCCATGTTCCGACTTCTGCTGAACACCCGCATTCTTTTGCTTACATGAACCTGTTTGGAGATGGCGTCCACAACCTCATTGACGGCTTAATCGTGGGCGGTAGCTACATTGCAAGCATACCCTTAGGCATAGCTACGACCATAGCCGTGATATTTCACGAGATACCTCAGGAAATAGGAGATTTTGGTGTCCTCATTTACGGTGGGTTCCAAAAGAAAAAAGCTCTCATCTTCAATTTTGTAACGGCGCTGACAGCAGTTTTAGGAGCTATAATTGCGTTGATTTTGGGCACAGCTGTTGAAGGGTTCGTGCCTTTATTGATCCCTTTCGCCGCAGGAAACTTCATCTACATTGCTGGGTCAGACCTTATTCCCGAACTTCGCAAAGACACACCTGAGCCAAAAAAATCTGCGTTCCAACTCATATCTTTGGTTTTAGGTGTCGTACCCATGGCATTACTATTACTGCTTGAGTAA
- a CDS encoding winged helix-turn-helix domain-containing protein, whose protein sequence is MNSGALSSKPDLYVVARIIQSLKKKNKVNKTALALSTELSYDKLVKYLDWMSKKGFVILDENGSVVLTEAGSEAYDELVKWIIKHVGQLKFPRLRLST, encoded by the coding sequence ATGAACTCAGGAGCGCTGAGCTCTAAACCTGACCTCTATGTCGTTGCTCGAATTATCCAGTCATTGAAGAAAAAGAATAAAGTAAACAAAACTGCGCTGGCTCTTTCTACTGAACTATCATATGATAAGTTGGTTAAATATTTGGATTGGATGTCAAAAAAAGGCTTTGTTATACTTGACGAAAACGGTTCAGTAGTTTTAACTGAGGCAGGGTCGGAAGCATACGATGAGCTTGTGAAGTGGATAATTAAGCATGTAGGGCAACTCAAATTCCCCCGCCTTAGACTGTCAACATAG
- a CDS encoding PQQ-binding-like beta-propeller repeat protein — translation MKIKTNLKTKASIALILMLTIAIPLFSIPTTNGQTSAGKTTTHPMLTVNPNPVGVGQPVNIVMWVGMLLPSASVTNDIRFHDYTLTITKPDGKTETMKWAIVQDTTSTQYTKYTPDQVGTYTLNFSYPDQVYTWNATAAMRTWTNHVFLGASKTVTLTVQEEQLPEPISSYPLPTEYWTRPIEGQNTDWWAISSHWLGCDHPLHYNLVAADAMYQPDGTAPNSPHVMWTKRIDEGGVVGGSFAGIEGEMYYSGSAYQPRFYNPIIMNGLLFYAVPSQNSMSGGGYMCVDLHTGEKIWFNEKIGVDTSWPIPSFGYLYSAHTENQHGAIPNGVLFSSNFAVAYEPWTGQRLFNVTNVPSGMAAVGPQGEILRYQINIASRWLAQWNSSRLWSTASSGWVPDWNTTNGWVNASTSARYDWNVSIPTTIPTNTSPFKAICDDILLGSTSFSGSSGIGTPNPYTMWAISLKPESRGQLMWLKQYDAPPDNVTRMLRAVDPVNRVIIMLDKETFQYLGYSMDTGNYMWTTAVPAGISDFAYFDSTHGSVFCTVDHGVLYNSGFGGVLYAYDTKDGKLLWTYGNGGEGNSTFSGFQTPWGNYPQFISNTADGKVFLFSGEHSPNTPLYKGLRVRAVNATTGEEIWTLLGSMGYPPRQWYPVADGFIAYHNMYDGQIYCIGKGPSAVTVDVPMTAAALGQSVVIRGTVTDIAAGTKQTQQAARFPNGVPAVSDESQGEWMEYVYMQKPRPTNVTGVPIVISVLDANNNYREIGTVTSDADGFYSLSWKPDIEGKYTVYASFGGSESYWPSHAVTAFTVDPAPPTPAPTQPVQTSMADIYLVPGIAAIIVAIAIVGAMIMLMLRKRP, via the coding sequence ATGAAAATCAAAACTAATCTGAAAACAAAAGCCTCTATAGCCTTGATTCTTATGTTGACTATTGCTATCCCACTTTTTTCTATACCGACAACTAATGGTCAAACATCTGCTGGGAAGACAACTACTCATCCCATGCTCACTGTTAACCCCAACCCTGTAGGCGTCGGTCAACCCGTGAATATTGTGATGTGGGTTGGCATGCTCTTGCCATCAGCATCCGTGACCAACGACATACGCTTCCACGATTACACTCTTACTATCACTAAGCCTGACGGAAAAACAGAAACAATGAAATGGGCTATCGTTCAAGACACGACATCAACACAATACACAAAGTACACGCCTGATCAAGTTGGCACATACACTTTAAACTTCAGCTATCCCGATCAAGTTTACACTTGGAATGCCACAGCCGCAATGAGAACATGGACAAACCATGTTTTTCTCGGAGCAAGCAAAACAGTCACCCTTACAGTACAGGAAGAACAACTACCTGAGCCAATAAGCAGTTACCCACTTCCAACAGAATACTGGACGCGCCCAATAGAAGGACAGAACACTGACTGGTGGGCTATTTCGTCACACTGGCTTGGCTGTGACCACCCCTTACATTATAATCTAGTAGCGGCAGACGCGATGTACCAGCCAGACGGCACAGCTCCTAACAGCCCCCATGTAATGTGGACTAAACGTATTGATGAAGGAGGCGTTGTCGGTGGCAGCTTTGCTGGCATCGAAGGAGAAATGTACTACAGCGGTTCAGCATACCAACCAAGATTTTACAATCCAATAATAATGAATGGTTTGCTCTTCTACGCGGTCCCATCCCAGAATTCTATGTCAGGAGGCGGATACATGTGCGTTGATTTACACACTGGCGAAAAAATATGGTTCAACGAAAAAATAGGCGTTGACACGAGTTGGCCTATTCCATCCTTTGGATACCTTTATTCTGCACACACCGAGAACCAACATGGCGCAATCCCCAATGGCGTCTTGTTCTCAAGCAACTTTGCCGTAGCATATGAACCATGGACAGGACAACGTCTATTCAACGTAACTAATGTACCTTCAGGCATGGCTGCAGTTGGACCACAAGGCGAGATACTACGCTACCAGATAAATATTGCAAGCAGATGGCTGGCTCAATGGAACTCTTCTCGGCTATGGTCCACCGCTTCAAGTGGCTGGGTACCTGACTGGAACACAACAAACGGCTGGGTAAACGCGAGCACAAGTGCACGTTATGACTGGAACGTATCCATACCAACAACTATACCCACAAACACCTCTCCATTTAAAGCAATTTGTGACGATATACTGCTTGGCTCTACCTCGTTTTCAGGATCTTCAGGCATCGGGACTCCAAACCCATATACCATGTGGGCTATCAGTCTGAAGCCAGAATCACGAGGACAACTGATGTGGCTAAAACAGTACGATGCGCCGCCAGACAATGTTACCCGAATGTTACGCGCAGTAGATCCAGTAAATCGCGTTATCATTATGTTAGACAAAGAAACTTTCCAATATTTAGGCTACAGCATGGACACTGGAAATTATATGTGGACAACAGCAGTACCTGCTGGCATTTCTGACTTTGCATACTTTGACTCAACTCATGGCTCAGTATTCTGCACAGTTGACCACGGTGTTCTCTATAATAGCGGTTTTGGAGGAGTACTATACGCCTACGACACAAAAGACGGTAAACTACTATGGACTTACGGTAATGGCGGCGAAGGCAACAGTACTTTCAGTGGTTTTCAAACGCCTTGGGGAAACTATCCACAATTCATATCAAACACTGCTGACGGCAAAGTCTTTTTGTTTAGTGGCGAACACTCTCCTAACACTCCTCTATACAAAGGCTTACGGGTAAGGGCGGTTAACGCTACCACAGGCGAAGAAATATGGACTCTACTCGGCTCAATGGGCTATCCTCCGCGTCAATGGTATCCTGTTGCAGACGGCTTTATTGCATACCATAACATGTACGATGGGCAGATATACTGCATTGGCAAAGGTCCCAGTGCCGTCACCGTGGACGTACCCATGACCGCAGCCGCACTTGGTCAAAGCGTTGTAATCAGAGGCACCGTTACAGACATCGCCGCAGGCACCAAACAAACGCAACAAGCCGCACGATTCCCCAACGGTGTCCCAGCAGTTTCCGATGAAAGCCAAGGCGAATGGATGGAATACGTTTACATGCAAAAGCCACGCCCGACTAACGTCACAGGAGTTCCCATTGTCATAAGCGTCCTCGATGCTAACAATAATTATAGGGAAATCGGCACAGTCACAAGCGACGCAGACGGCTTCTATAGTTTGAGCTGGAAACCAGACATCGAAGGCAAATACACAGTCTACGCTTCATTCGGCGGTAGCGAATCCTACTGGCCATCACATGCAGTAACAGCATTCACAGTTGACCCAGCACCACCAACACCAGCACCAACGCAACCAGTCCAGACCTCAATGGCTGACATATACCTGGTCCCAGGCATAGCGGCAATTATTGTTGCAATCGCAATAGTGGGCGCAATGATAATGCTCATGCTCAGAAAGCGACCATAA
- a CDS encoding ribbon-helix-helix protein, CopG family: protein MSIVSLSIPKNLLEKVDSYIKEQGYANRSEIVRQALRAYMSEGKRLSELKGSLTAVITIIYQKGARTGQIVDAQHSYSNIVLTFLHTHIEQGYCVEIIVAKGDAEVMKAFIEAMKTNKQISEVKLTLL, encoded by the coding sequence ATGAGCATCGTTAGTCTCTCAATCCCAAAAAACTTACTTGAAAAAGTCGACAGCTACATAAAAGAACAAGGTTACGCAAACCGTTCAGAAATCGTCAGGCAAGCCCTGAGAGCCTACATGTCCGAAGGCAAAAGACTCAGTGAACTCAAGGGAAGCTTAACTGCCGTGATAACGATTATATACCAAAAAGGCGCCCGAACAGGACAGATAGTCGACGCCCAGCACAGTTACAGCAACATAGTTTTAACGTTTCTTCATACGCACATTGAACAGGGTTACTGCGTGGAAATAATAGTCGCTAAAGGAGACGCAGAGGTCATGAAAGCATTCATCGAAGCTATGAAAACAAACAAGCAGATATCAGAGGTTAAACTCACGCTGCTTTAG
- a CDS encoding Coenzyme F420 hydrogenase/dehydrogenase, beta subunit C-terminal domain — protein sequence MALNGNNTMEKRKNNTLNEARIEQELLKGTVDKNLGVYCALFSAKSTIEGQNGGVITALLIKGLSEGIFDSTVVVRNKDGYSAEAVVAENANDVLSAKGTKYVKVNVAEKLRELVEQGKKKIAIVCTPCEVRAARKIQQTLPSDCTVTIIGLFCFEAFNGAKLKEEVAKRLGIDLAKAQRTHIQHGKFTVSLDGNEYSCRIRELANATEKVCQYCDDFAARLADVSVGSAGSKEEYSTVIVRSPIGEKILQNLELVKGAVDREEIIKLCSLKKARAERNFAGLENKR from the coding sequence ATGGCTCTCAACGGCAACAACACAATGGAAAAACGGAAAAACAATACTCTAAACGAAGCAAGGATAGAACAAGAATTGCTTAAAGGAACAGTAGACAAGAACCTTGGCGTGTACTGTGCACTTTTTTCTGCTAAAAGCACGATTGAGGGACAGAACGGCGGAGTAATCACTGCTCTACTCATTAAAGGTCTTAGCGAAGGCATTTTTGACTCAACTGTAGTTGTCCGCAACAAGGATGGCTATAGCGCAGAAGCAGTAGTAGCAGAGAACGCCAATGACGTCTTGTCAGCAAAAGGAACAAAATATGTCAAAGTCAATGTTGCTGAGAAACTACGCGAACTTGTGGAGCAGGGCAAGAAAAAGATAGCAATCGTTTGTACACCATGCGAAGTTAGAGCGGCTAGAAAAATCCAGCAGACTTTACCTTCAGACTGCACAGTGACAATTATTGGCTTGTTCTGTTTTGAAGCCTTCAACGGTGCCAAGTTAAAAGAAGAAGTAGCAAAAAGGTTAGGTATTGACTTAGCGAAAGCCCAGAGAACACATATTCAGCATGGAAAATTCACTGTGAGTTTGGATGGAAATGAGTACAGTTGCAGAATAAGAGAGCTGGCGAACGCCACTGAGAAAGTATGCCAGTATTGTGATGACTTCGCTGCTAGGCTCGCTGACGTTTCGGTTGGTTCTGCAGGCAGCAAAGAAGAGTATTCAACCGTAATCGTCAGGTCACCTATAGGAGAGAAAATCTTGCAGAACCTTGAACTCGTAAAAGGAGCCGTTGATAGAGAAGAAATAATTAAATTGTGTAGCTTAAAAAAAGCTCGCGCTGAACGAAACTTCGCTGGGTTAGAAAACAAGCGATAG
- a CDS encoding rubrerythrin — MLSKIPTLLEKVSKENLDKEILRAAIIAELDAINLYEQMAAVAVNPIIKTILLDIAKEEKTHVGEFQALLLKNDAEQVKELEEGKKEVEEITSEN, encoded by the coding sequence TTGCTATCTAAAATTCCAACACTGCTAGAGAAAGTAAGCAAAGAAAACTTGGACAAAGAAATACTAAGAGCAGCCATAATCGCCGAGTTGGACGCCATAAACCTCTACGAGCAAATGGCAGCCGTAGCCGTAAACCCAATAATAAAGACGATTCTGCTGGATATAGCTAAAGAAGAAAAAACACACGTTGGCGAATTCCAAGCCCTACTGTTGAAAAACGATGCAGAGCAAGTTAAAGAGCTTGAAGAAGGCAAAAAAGAAGTCGAAGAAATAACAAGCGAAAATTAG
- a CDS encoding GNAT family N-acetyltransferase, with amino-acid sequence MAKKAARTITIKYMHGDHTILDEIKFLWEALNRCMYERSTFFKQHFAEMNFQKRKAELLEKASCGLLLVDLAVDEATGETVGYIVSSLDSKKTGTVESIFVCETYRGMGIGDELMRNALEWMNQNGAETKVLEVTVGNEQVYGFYGRYGFLPRQTLLKQVTKRLAV; translated from the coding sequence ATGGCAAAGAAAGCAGCTCGAACCATCACAATAAAGTACATGCATGGCGACCATACAATCCTTGATGAAATCAAGTTTCTGTGGGAAGCCCTCAACCGATGCATGTATGAGCGTTCAACCTTTTTTAAGCAACATTTTGCAGAAATGAATTTCCAAAAAAGGAAGGCTGAATTGTTAGAAAAAGCTTCTTGCGGTTTACTGCTTGTCGACTTGGCAGTGGATGAGGCAACAGGCGAAACTGTTGGTTACATTGTGAGCAGTCTTGATTCTAAAAAGACAGGCACGGTTGAATCAATTTTTGTGTGTGAGACATATCGTGGTATGGGTATCGGTGACGAGCTAATGCGGAATGCGTTGGAATGGATGAACCAAAACGGCGCGGAAACAAAAGTCCTTGAGGTTACGGTCGGCAACGAGCAGGTGTATGGTTTCTATGGTCGTTACGGCTTTTTGCCCAGACAAACCCTGCTAAAACAAGTAACAAAACGTTTAGCTGTCTAA
- a CDS encoding endonuclease NucS — protein sequence MVKLSILKNVNLDIPEKELQDLFEKNLDSIEEGLRYVDSYLHIGTGIIDILAIDEENNPVIIECKRIGNFDKDALIQLMEYYSWFSKDENHIRLLFSVFEKKGFREVTQDIRLMALVSSVSEEVKNACWALSPSIKLVSYTLTKSPKDNEILVAPIVVLDTSVGTNSFIYPPKSEDDHFKSNSHMRPLYEKFKKEVLSIDNTIKINPSPQDYIAFVGKKNLCGLHIKKNWLRLDFPLTSEEANNADYYWSEKWGGWGYYHLENETKLNEALELIKKALAKFQ from the coding sequence ATGGTCAAACTAAGTATACTAAAAAACGTTAACTTGGATATTCCTGAAAAAGAGCTGCAAGACTTATTCGAGAAGAACCTTGATTCTATAGAAGAAGGACTCAGGTATGTTGATTCCTATCTCCATATAGGCACTGGTATAATTGACATATTGGCGATTGACGAGGAAAATAACCCTGTAATAATTGAATGCAAGAGAATAGGGAATTTTGATAAAGATGCACTTATCCAACTTATGGAGTACTACAGCTGGTTTTCTAAAGACGAAAATCACATAAGGCTTCTTTTCTCAGTTTTCGAAAAGAAAGGTTTCAGAGAAGTTACCCAAGACATTAGGCTTATGGCACTCGTGAGTAGCGTGAGCGAAGAAGTAAAAAATGCTTGCTGGGCACTGAGCCCATCTATAAAACTTGTTTCTTATACACTAACAAAGTCTCCAAAAGACAATGAGATACTTGTTGCGCCCATTGTAGTACTAGATACTTCAGTAGGTACCAATTCTTTCATCTACCCACCCAAGTCAGAAGACGATCACTTCAAATCAAATTCTCATATGCGACCTTTGTATGAAAAATTCAAAAAAGAAGTGCTTTCAATTGATAACACCATAAAAATAAATCCTTCTCCGCAAGATTACATTGCCTTCGTGGGAAAAAAGAACCTTTGTGGTTTACACATAAAGAAAAATTGGCTAAGACTTGATTTTCCGCTTACTTCAGAAGAGGCTAATAACGCAGATTATTATTGGAGTGAGAAATGGGGTGGATGGGGATACTATCATTTGGAAAACGAAACAAAATTAAATGAAGCATTAGAATTAATCAAAAAAGCGCTAGCCAAATTTCAATAG
- a CDS encoding PQQ-binding-like beta-propeller repeat protein produces the protein MKIQTKNNTAIGIALILIIAMLSSSLMIIPTVQALELEMKLLLNINPNPVGVGQTVYVNAFFTHTMPTSTGFYGDRHENITIVVERPNGVKDTYGPFMADSTGGTWCSFVPTEAGNYTAQAFYPGQILTGTNPLAPTLAPGFDPSMGGAGGNLELIGSHVKAATSEKITFVVQDEPVLPKYVTPPLPTEYWSRPIYSTNYNWAQLGGNWFGETNVQLYSQAPNTGHILWTKPTHFGGQVGEPIKGDQESQYMSTSLLVTYFTPLVLNGILFNNKYASSNSKVIGWEAIDLRTGETLWSRTAGETGAETMTRVQALNWHTIQEYGCTAYIWSSSGSSLRLYDAMTGVYLANITGAQNQLNLVDYDCTEQGTFLGWYTTSNATGTYLNLWNSTRCIAYPYGQGPYYMPQNVSYQSTIRPSGNIGFDKGIMWTVRLDTAAGIPTSIALKTLDVILLRSAPTVALRMSAGYQVTAGYDAKTGEKLWGPLNQSIPMDEDINVVCSGDGVYVLTSKTSHQAWGYSLKTGQKLWGPVQLKGNAFSHLSNTGACAYGMAYISDFGGYVNAIDLQTGKLNWTFTRGSSGYDTPFGIYPLWYFSVGSIGDGKIFLSEGHVYDPPLFPAGQQLAINATTGELVWSIMACTIKSTEAIADGMITTWNSYDNQIYVFSKGQTATTVSIQDDVVAYGDRVLIKGTVMDESPGTKNADRVARFPHGVPAIADEFMSPWMEYVYMQQTKPTNATGVPVTLSAIDSNGNYREIGTTTTDINGNFNYVWDPDIEGLYTVTATFGGSESYWPSNAQTAFVVTAPEPTASPYPEIALPPTEMYFIGSTIAIIIAIAIVGLLILRKKQ, from the coding sequence ATGAAAATACAAACAAAGAACAACACGGCTATTGGAATCGCTTTAATTCTGATAATTGCTATGCTTTCATCATCTCTGATGATTATTCCAACAGTACAAGCATTAGAGTTAGAAATGAAACTACTGCTCAACATTAACCCCAACCCCGTCGGAGTTGGTCAAACAGTATACGTTAACGCCTTCTTCACCCATACAATGCCAACATCTACTGGTTTCTATGGTGACCGACATGAAAACATCACAATAGTAGTCGAGCGACCTAACGGAGTAAAGGACACCTATGGCCCATTCATGGCAGATTCCACTGGAGGAACATGGTGTTCATTTGTCCCAACTGAAGCTGGAAACTACACTGCACAAGCTTTCTACCCTGGACAAATCTTAACAGGCACTAACCCCCTTGCACCAACGCTTGCTCCCGGTTTTGATCCTTCGATGGGTGGCGCAGGTGGAAACCTTGAATTGATAGGTTCCCACGTGAAAGCTGCAACCAGCGAAAAAATAACGTTTGTTGTACAGGACGAACCGGTACTGCCAAAATACGTGACTCCACCGCTTCCAACCGAATACTGGTCTCGCCCCATATACTCAACCAACTACAACTGGGCTCAGCTTGGCGGGAACTGGTTCGGAGAAACCAACGTTCAACTGTATTCGCAAGCACCAAACACTGGACATATTCTCTGGACAAAACCAACACATTTCGGAGGACAAGTAGGGGAACCAATTAAAGGTGACCAAGAAAGCCAATACATGTCAACATCTTTGCTTGTAACTTACTTCACCCCCTTAGTGCTCAACGGAATACTCTTTAACAACAAGTATGCGAGCTCAAACTCAAAAGTAATCGGATGGGAAGCTATTGACTTACGCACAGGAGAAACCCTCTGGTCCAGAACCGCAGGAGAAACAGGTGCAGAAACAATGACTAGAGTTCAAGCACTAAACTGGCACACAATACAGGAATACGGATGTACCGCATACATATGGAGTTCTTCAGGAAGCAGTCTAAGGTTATATGACGCAATGACCGGCGTATACCTAGCTAACATCACAGGAGCCCAAAACCAACTCAACTTAGTAGATTACGACTGCACCGAGCAAGGAACCTTCCTAGGCTGGTATACTACTTCCAACGCTACTGGCACCTATCTCAATCTCTGGAACTCAACACGGTGCATTGCTTACCCATATGGTCAGGGACCGTACTATATGCCACAGAACGTTTCTTATCAAAGCACTATTCGCCCATCAGGCAACATCGGCTTTGATAAAGGAATAATGTGGACAGTTCGTCTCGACACAGCCGCAGGTATACCGACAAGTATTGCTCTAAAAACTCTTGACGTAATCCTGTTACGTAGCGCTCCTACCGTTGCTCTAAGAATGTCTGCCGGTTATCAGGTTACAGCAGGTTATGACGCAAAAACAGGAGAGAAACTTTGGGGACCACTAAATCAATCAATACCTATGGATGAAGACATAAACGTTGTATGTAGCGGTGATGGTGTCTACGTGTTAACAAGCAAGACATCGCATCAAGCATGGGGCTACTCTCTGAAGACAGGGCAGAAACTATGGGGACCAGTACAACTTAAAGGAAACGCTTTCAGTCACCTTTCAAATACTGGGGCATGCGCTTACGGCATGGCTTATATTTCTGACTTCGGCGGCTACGTGAATGCTATTGATCTCCAAACAGGAAAACTCAACTGGACATTCACCCGCGGGAGCTCAGGATACGACACTCCATTCGGCATCTATCCACTATGGTACTTCAGCGTCGGATCTATCGGTGACGGAAAGATATTCCTCTCAGAAGGGCACGTCTACGACCCACCGCTATTCCCAGCTGGTCAACAGCTTGCAATAAACGCAACTACTGGCGAATTGGTCTGGAGCATAATGGCATGCACAATTAAATCTACTGAAGCAATCGCAGACGGCATGATAACAACGTGGAACAGCTATGACAACCAGATATACGTTTTCAGCAAGGGTCAAACTGCCACAACAGTGTCAATACAAGATGACGTAGTCGCATATGGCGATCGCGTACTCATAAAAGGCACTGTAATGGACGAATCTCCAGGCACAAAGAACGCTGATCGTGTAGCTCGTTTTCCACACGGTGTTCCAGCAATCGCTGACGAGTTCATGTCTCCATGGATGGAGTACGTGTACATGCAGCAGACGAAACCAACCAACGCGACTGGTGTCCCCGTTACCCTTAGTGCCATTGATTCTAACGGTAACTACAGAGAAATCGGAACGACGACAACTGACATCAACGGCAACTTTAACTACGTTTGGGATCCTGACATTGAAGGCTTATACACAGTAACTGCTACATTCGGCGGTTCAGAATCTTACTGGCCATCCAACGCTCAAACAGCTTTCGTAGTAACTGCACCTGAGCCCACTGCATCACCTTACCCAGAGATTGCCTTGCCACCAACTGAAATGTATTTCATCGGAAGCACAATCGCAATCATCATTGCAATTGCCATAGTCGGTTTACTGATACTGAGAAAAAAACAGTAA